In Saccharomyces paradoxus chromosome IV, complete sequence, the DNA window GGATCTGTTGAAAATAGCGTCCTCCAGTGATTTGAATACTCTATTCTCTAGCACACCATAAACTTCACTGAGGGGTTGAGTTTGTTTAGATAACCATGATTTAGCAAAAGTGATTTTGGCATTGTCCAATGAAGGCAATTGGGCCCTCGTGGCTTGTTCACAACTATCACTGTTGTCGTACTCTTTGTGAAGATCGTCAATAACTTTGCAAAGGTGAACAGCAATAGACATTGTATTTTTAGTCCACCTACAATTGCCGTGTTCATCTGTTATAATGCTGATGATTTCGTTTTTCAGTCTTTTGGTCGAGTATGTATGAATAACATATTCCTTTGTAGCTTTACCCATTGAAGGATCGTTGGCCACTAGTTGTTGGAAAAGCAAGCGGCAAACTAAAATACAAACGATTTGACGAATATCGGCACGCAAAAGGATTAATCTTGCATGATCAAAGGAAAGCGGAGTTGGATACTCCCTCACCATTTTTCTACATGACAATAGGTTAATTATACTTCTAATGCAAATATTGTAGACGTCAGGGATAGTGATGGAATGTGGATTTCTAACAAGGCCCATGGAAATATTTTCGTTGAATTTTTTGTCAAACCAAAGTAGAGAAGTATTTAAATTAACCCTTTTAGAGGCTATAAGAGTGTTGAAATactgtttctcaaattCTACAGCATTACTTAACAAAGCTGGCCTTAGTATTCTTATTTGATGATTGGCAATATCCAATTTCATTGTTTctaaaatttgaaaaaccaGCCTTAAACCTTCTATTAACCTTATTAAAGAAGAGTCTCTTTCAGCTTCTTTAAATTTGTTGCTCATCTTATCAACCCATGGATCTCTCATGGGGGCGCAATGGTGTTTAAATAAATCAGCCAACCAGCCTGATAGGTTAGACATTATCAGAGAACCTTTCAGTAGCTCTTGAATATTCAACTCTGTGTCCAGTACATTATTTATCATTGGAGACTCTTTTTGTGGGACTATGGTTAACAATACATCCCTCAAAGTGTCAAAAAGTGGTACTAGTCTTGACCTATTatattgaaatatttcGGGTTTCTTAGAGTAAACataaatttcattttgaacGTCATTCCAGTAAATATTAGCcaattgtctttttttattacctCTTTCGCCGTCAAGATTTGGCCTGAATTGCAGTAACGGGTCGAATATGATATCATGTCTTAATTGTGGGTTCTTTAGAATTTCTTGTAAGTCGATCTCTTTTAAACCCTGCAAATTTATTGGAGGAAATGGAACGGGCGTTGGAGTAGCCTTTATGTAGTTTATTCTATCTTCCAAAGTTAAGTCAAAGTTTGGGCCTGACAGGAAGCTTTGATTTGTCATTGAATTGGCGGTGGAATTATTGATGTTGTCATTATTAGCATTAGTGCTTGTGTTATCTGATATTTGttgatttagaaaaattgcGCGCTTTAGTGAAAGAGGGTTTGAACTGAGAGGGTTATTGGAATGCAAATATGGTTGGTGATGGTTTCtagagaattttttctttgatatgCCGGAGGTGGTTTGATGatttaaaagaatattttgattaCGATAGTATTGATTGTGAGATGATAATTTtcttaaagaagaatgcAATATAGTGGGTACGGAATGCGACctcattttcttatttgaaaatatcCTCAAAAAGTTAGAAGCATTCCCTGGTGGCTGTTGTTGTCCTGCTTGTTGTTTGTCCTGCTCCGTTGCTGGTGGCAATTGCGGCGCAGATGCAGATGGAGGCTGCTTTGAAGAGGGTGGTGGGGAAGCAGATGGATTGTTGATATTCGTGTAAATATCCTTTGGGGGTATTGAGTcaactttattatttctcCTTATTTCCTCCTCATTATCATCgtttttcaagaattgaCCAGTCTTGGTGTCGAATGTCTTGAATATGGTATTGTCCCGGTCTATAGGGATCTTTAAATCACTGCTATTAGCTGAATTGCCACTGCTATCATTGTTGGTAGCAGCAGTGCTCGCATTCAAAGACATGGAGGGTGTTATTACGCCGGAACTCCTCGACAGCAGATCCGACGATTGGTCAATATACTTTTGCATTGAGGCTCTGTTGGGAATTATATTTTGAGATGAGCCATCTAGTGTACTGGAATCACCGGATTTCATGTCGTTTTGTAAAGCGGCTGCTTGGGTCTTGGCAATAGCGTTACCATCGGGCGAATCCTTTGAAGGTACCACAGACGAAGGTTTGGAtaatgacgaagaagatcTTTCCTGTTTTGAATTAGCCACGCTGGGAGCAGATGACGAGTTGGTGGAGCTGGGGGCAGGATTGCTGGCCGTCGTGGGTCCTGAATGGGTCCTTGGCTGGTCCATCTCTATATTGAAAACGGAAGAGGAGTAGGGAATATTACTGGTTGAAGATATGTCTTGAGTGAACGTATACGCGTGTGTTTGTGCCAATCTCTTAACACTGAGTAACGATAGttataatgaagaaacCGAGTTAGGGACAGTTAGAGGCGGTGGAGATATTCCTTATGGCATGTCTGGTGATGATAAAACTTTTCAGACGGCAGCCCCGATCTAAAAGAGCTCACAGGGAAACGGccagaaaaagaaacgtgCACCCGCCCGTCTGGGCGCGCCGCTCACCCGCACGGCAGAGACCAATCAGCAAAAATCACCGCTTTACGAGGAGATTACTACATACGTAATTTAGGAAGTACTTAATAATATAGCGTCGCAGTATATATCTAATGCGAAGTTACGACCACGGGTAAAAGTGACAGTgtatattcttcattggaAGAGTTCGTCACTTTACGTACGATCTTGATCCGGagctttcctttttttggccGATTAAGAATCCGGTcggaaaaagaaagaaagagagCTAAAGAAGGCATTGGTGACTATTGAGCACGTGAGTATATGTGATTAAACTCTCAAAGGGAGCCTGGAGTATGTCCATTGTTAATGTTATAGGTATTTCCGGCCCATTGGTGAAGGTTTGCGGCTTACAAAGCGCAGAGGCCGCAGAATGTGCTCTAGATTCCGATGCTGACTTGCTGGGCATAATATGCGTGCCCAATAGGAAGAGAACAGTTGACCCGGTTgttgcaagaaaaatttcaagtcTTGTAAGAGCATATAGAAGTAACTCGGGCACTCCGAAATACTTGGTTGGTGTTTTTCGTAATCAGCCCAAGGAGGATGTTTTAGCTCTGGTCAATGACTATGGCATTGATATCGTCCAATTGCATGGTGATGAGTCGTGGCAAGAATACCAAGAATTCCTTGGTTTGCCGGTTATTAAAAGACTTGTGTTTCCGAAAGACTGCGACACATTACTCAGTGCAGCCTCACAAAAACCTCATCTGTTTATTCCCTTGTTCGATTCAGAAGCAGGCGGGACAGGTGAACTTTTGGATTGGAACTCGATTTCCGACTGGGTTAGAAGGCAAGAGAGCCCCGAAAGCTTACAGTTCATGTTGGCTGGTGGACTCACTCCAGATAACGTTGGCGACGCCCTTCGACTAAATGGCGTTATTGGTGTTGATGTAAGTGGGGGTGTAGAGACAAATGGTGTAAAAGATACTAATAAAATCGCAAACTTCGTCAGAAATGCCAAAAAATAGGTTGTCGctttatattatttatttatctACTTGGGTGCAGGCCTTTCAAAACAAGCAGGGAAGACgtaaatataaaattcataaaaagaaaaaaataataagaaaatcCTCTAGCCGTTCCTCGGCCATACAAATAACTGTCAATAACCTAATGtacaaatataaatattcaTACCTTTCTCCATACTCCAAAATCATCTTTTCGCCACAAAAAACCTTACCACTATACCTCAAATACGCTCACTGCCCACTTTAACTATTGCCTTCTACACTAGCCGTAATATCAAACAGGATACTGACACAAGTTAGATGCAATTGTTTATTTCCCTAATGTGCAGCCATCCTCAACTCATCAAGTGAAAGTTTCGTGTTTCATGCAGATAGGTGACAATATATACGCTGCTAATTCACGTTACCTCATCAGTGCTGGATCCGTTTAGCCGGACCTTGGTGCGCTTACCCCACGTTCGGTCCACAGTTGACCGAACGTGCTCCTTCACCATTTTAACATGTGGACGTTCTTGAAGGAATGAAATCGCCACATTAAGCAATCATACAGGCTTTTATGTGATTGATTGATCGCTAGAAGGGCATATGCAAGGAAAATTATTGCTGAATCGTATATAATCAACATAAGCGACAAGTGAAGCGTCGTTTTTGCTATCGTATTGACATCCCAGATATTCATACTTCCTATTGACAGAATCAGGAGTGCAAGGAAGGGAAAAcagaaagtaaaaaaaagagggcACAACATAGTATGAATACTAACGTTCCAATATTCAGTTCTCCAATCAAGGATTTATCAAGATCATTCGAACAAAAACGTATAGCAGTTGTAGATGCATTTTATCACGCATATCATGTCAAACCTGATTTTATCGCTAGGTCGCCCGGTAGAGTAAATTTGATTGGCGAGCATATAGATTATTGTGACTTTTCAGTTTTGCCATTAGCCATTGATGTCGATATGCTTTGCGCAGTTAAAATATTGGACGAAAAAAATCCGTCCATTACCTTAACAAACGCGGACGCTAGATTTGCACAGCGAAAGTTTGATCTCCCTTTAGATGGTTCCTACATGGCCATAGATCCATCCGTGTCGGAATGGTCTAATTACTTTAAGTGCGGACTACATGTGGCACATTCGTACTTAAAGAAAATCGCTCCGGAAAGATTTAATAATACACCATTAGTAGGTGCACAGGTCTTTTGCCAAAGTGACGTCCCTACTGGTGGTGGACTCTCATCTGCATTTACTTGCGCGGTAGCACTAGCCACAATTAGGGCCAATAtgggaaaaaatttcaatatttccaaaaaagaTTTGACTCGTATTACAGCGGTTGCTGAACACTACGTCGGAGTCAATAATGGTGGTATGGATCAAGCGACATCTGTTTATGGGGAAGAAGATCATGCGTTGTATGTAGAGTTTAGGCCAGAACTAAAGGCCACACCTTTTAAGTTTCCTCGACTGAAAACTCATGAAATCAGTTTCGTCATTGCTAATACCCTTGTAAAATCCAATAAATTCGAAAGCGCTCCCACAAATTACAATTTGAGAGTGATAGAGGTGACAGTTGCTGCCAATGCGTTGGCGACTAGATATAGTGTGGCCTTACCTTCTCACAAGGACAACTCTAACTCAGAAAGAGGAAATCTAAGAGATTTTATGGATGCTTACTACGCCAGATACGAAAATCAAGCCCAACCATGGAATGGCGATATCGGAACTGGTATTGAACGTTTGATTAAGATGCTAAAATTGGTCGAAGAATCCTTTTcagggaaaaaaattgggtTTACTGTAGATGAAGCTTCTTCAGCGTTAAATTGTTCGCGTGAGGAGTTCACTAGAGACTACTTGACAATTTTTCCCGTTCGCTTCCAAGTCCTGAAACTATATCAAAGAGCTAAACACGTTTACTCCGAGTCCTTGAGAGTCCTTAGGGCCTTAAAGATGATGACAAGTGCCACGTTTCACACGGACGAAGATTTCTTTACAGATTTTGGTCGACTAATGAATGATTCCCAGGCTTCTTGTGACAAACTTTATGAATGTTCGTGCATAGAAACCAATAAAATATGCTCCATTGCCCTAGCCAATGGTTCTTTCGGCTCCCGCCTGACTGGTGCTGGTTGGGGCGGTTGCACTGTTCACCTTGTTCCTAGTGGCGCTAACGGAAACGTGGAACAGGTACGAAAGGCGCTAATCGAGAAATTTTACAATGTCAGATACCCGGATCTCACCGATGAAGAACTAAAAGATGCAATTATTGTTTCCAGACCAGCCTTGGGCACTTGTTTGTACGAACTATAACACTAAACACCTTTTTGGAGCAACTTTTAGACATTGGAAAAGTTTACCCTCTTATATCCCATACAGTCTACAAATAAACAAGTTAGTGAGTTCAAATGAGCACTACTGAAACTCTTTAGGGGCTCTATCAAAAAAACATGCCAGCCGCTAGCGTAACCAAAGTCTCATCGAAGCGAGTCGGAAGCGGAAGAGGTTGTGCGACCATGGTAACAAAGACGCTTTTTTTCCTACGGCAATGAACGGCAGAGAGATGGCGTGCAAGAGGAGGGGCGATGCCCGCCGCGGACTGCCCATTTGGGAAAGAACAGAATTTCTCCCTCACGCCAGATTATGACTCGTAAGTCTAATATCCGCGGAGCAGTTTTCAGTCCTTCCATGGAACCGCTTGCGACTCTTCTGTGCCTCTGGTTCCGCGCATATATGACTAGGCGCCGCTCATTTCCGTTTAAATCcgtttttttatcattttagGTCTTTCCATCGTATTCTTGCAACCCCACTGGGTGTTGGTATTACTAATTGTTGACTATACAACATATAAAGATTATGAATAGTTCCCCTTCTCATCGCCATCGCCTCACCCTCTCTAACGCTTGCATGTGcttatatatacataaataCCTAGccaaaagaatatatagGGAACCTAGTGAGTTTGTaccttttgttttttaagTTGAAGTGTAGCAAGGTAAAAAAATCCAGTTCACTCTAAAACATAGGAGCTGCCTATTATCTGTGCATTATATTCTCAGTGCAACCATTTTCCGGGACCGAATTATTTTCCCCTTCCATTGATTTAAAGTTTAAGCTCTAGCTCTCCCTAAGGAAAAGACGAAGGTGTTGCGGGAGCATATACGCAGAGacataaaaagaaaaaaactatcGCAAAGACCGAaagtaacaaaaaaaagtagatAAATAACATCTACTAAAATACATAAAGAGCATTCGATGAGTAATATTACAAACACTCAGGATAGCTCGAATAATACCGTAGTTAGGAGCTCAAGCGCTTCATTCGCAGCTTCAGAAGAATCCTTTACCGGCATTTCTCATGAAAAAGATAAGCATAGAGATACTCCGGCAGATAGACTAACAAAGATGCTGACAGGGCCTGCAAAAGACAGTGCAAGTCAGATTAGTGCCGCTATGTCAGATATGTCTCCCGATGTCGTGTCCAAAGTGGAGTCCTTTGCAGATGCGCTATCCCGTCATACAACGAGAAGCGGTGCCTTTAACATGGATTCCGGCGATGACGATGCGTTCGATGCCCACGccatctttgaaagttttGTAAGAGACGCTGATGAACAAGGCATTCATATCCGTAAAGCCGGTGTTACCATAGAGAACGTAAGCGCCAAAGGTGTCGACGCAAGTGCCCTAGAGGGTGCTACCTTCGGTAACATCCTGTGTTTACCATTGACCATCTTCAAAGGTATCAAGGCTAAAAGGCATCAAAAGATGAGACAGATCATAAGCAATGTTAATGCCCTAGCAGAAGCGGGTGAAATGATTTTGGTTCTTGGAAGGCCCGGTGCCGGTTGTTCCTCCTTTTTAAAAGTGACAGCAGGTGAAATAGATCAATTTGCTGGCGGTGTTTCCGGTGATGTAGCATATGACGGTATTCCTCAAGAGGAAATGATGAAACGATATAAAGCGGATGTTATTTACAATGGTGAGCTGGATGTTCATTTCCCCTACTTAACGGTTAAGCAAACTTTGGATTTTGCTATCGCCTGCAAAACCCCTGCTCTAAGAGTTAATAACGtatccaaaaaagaatacatTGCATCTAGAAGGGACCTATATGCGACGATTTTCGGCCTAAGGCATACCTATAATACTAAAGTTGGTAACGATTTCGTTAGGGGTGTATCTGGTGGTGAACGTAAGCGTGTCTCCATTGCCGAAGCCTTGGCCGCCAAAGGTTCCATATACTGCTGGGATAATGCCACTAGAGGTCTAGACGCGTCCACGGCCTTGGAATACGCAAAAGCCATCCGTATTATGACAAACTTATTGAAGTCCACTGCTTTTGTCACAATTTATCAGGCAAGTGAAAACATTTACGAAACTTTTGATAAGGTCACTGTCCTTTATTCTGGTaaacaaatttattttgGTTTAATCCATGAAGCAAAACCATATTTCGCAAAAATGGGTTACTTGTGTCCTCCAAGGCAAGCAACTGCTGAATTTTTGACCGCATTAACAGATCCAAATGGATACCATCTGATCAAGCCAGGTTATGAAAATAAGGTTCCAAGAACCgctgaagaatttgaaacatATTGGTTAAATTCTCCAGAGTTTGctcaaatgaaaaaagatatCGCTActtataaagaaaaagtcaATACcgaaaagacaaaagaaatttacGACGAATCGATGGCTCAAGAAAAATCTAAATATACAAGAAAGAAGTCTTATTATACCGTGTCATATTGGGAACAAGTCAAACTGTGTACCCAACGTGGGATTCAAAGAATCTATGGTAACAAGAGTTATACAGTCATTAATGTCTGCTCCGCTATTATTCAATCTTTTATTACCGGATCATTATTTTACAATACCCCTTCATCTACTTCCGGTGCTTTTTCAAGAGGCGGTGTTTTGTATTTCGCACTGCTATATTATTCTTTGATGGGTCTGGCAAATATTTCCTTTGAACATAGACCAATCTTACAAAAGCACAAGGGCTACTCTTTGTATCATCCTTCAGCCGAAGCCATTGGTTCCACTCTAGCATCTTTCCCCTTTAGAATGATTGGTTTGACAtgtttctttatcattttatTCTTCCTATCTGGGTTGCACAGGACAGCGGGATCATTTTTCACTATCTATTTGTTCTTAACCATGTGTTCAGAGGCGATTAATGGTTTATTTGAAATGGTTTCTTCAGTATGTGACACTCTTTCTCAAGCTAACTCTATTTCAGGTATTTTGATGATGTCCATATCAATGTACTCTACCTATATGATCCAACTGCCTTCGATGCATCCATGGTTCAAATGGATATCGTACGTGCTACCCATCAGGTACGCTTTCGAGTCAATGTTGAATGCCGAATTTCACGGTAGACATATGAATTGTGCCAATACTCTGGTTCCCAGTGGAGGAGACTATGATAATTTATCCGATGACTACAAAGTATGTGCTTTTGTTGGTTCGAAACCAGGTCAATCTTATGTGCTTGGTGATGATTACCtaaaaaatcaatttcaatacGTTTATAAGCATACATGGAGAAACTTTGGTATTATGTGGTGCTTTTTACTGGGTTATATCGTTTTGAAAGTGATATTCACAGAATACAAGAGACCTGTGAAAGGTGGTGGTGATGCTCTTATCTTTAAGAAAGGATCAAAAAGATTTATCGCACGTGCAGATGAAGAATCTCCAGACAATGTTAATGATATAGATGCCAAAGAGCAATTTTCGAGTGAAAGTAGTGGCGCAAATGATGAAGTATTTGATGAGTTAGAAGCTAAAGGTGTTTTCATTTGGAAGGACGTGTGCTTTACTATCCCATATGAAGGTGGTAAGAGAATGCTGTTAGACAATGTCTCAGGTTATTGTATTCCAGGTACTATGACCGCCTTGATGGGGGAATCAGGTGCAGGTAAAACAACTTTGTTGAACACTCTTGCGCAAAGAAATGTTGGTATCATAACAGGTGACATGCTAGTCAATGGACGCCCTATTGATGCAAGTTTCGAAAGGCGTACAGGTTATGTGCAACAACAAGATATACATATCGCTGAGTTAACTGTTAGAGAATCATTGCAGTTTTCTGCTCGTATGCGTCGTCCACAACGTTTGCCtgattctgaaaaaatggattacgtggaaaaaatcatcaGGGTTTTAGGTATGGAAGAGTATGCCGAAGCCCTAGTTGGTGAGGTTGGTTGTGGTTTAAACGTTGAACAGAGAAAAAAGTTGTCTATTGGTGTCGAATTGGTCGCCAAACCAGACTTACTATTATTCCTTGATGAACCTACATCAGGTTTAGATTCTCAATCTTCATGGGCTATTGTTCAATTATTAAAAAGATTATCAAAAGCTGGCCAATCCATTCTTTGTACGATCCATCAACCTTCAGCTACTTTGTTCGAAGAGTTTGACAGATTACTACTTTTGAGGAAAGGTGGACAAACTGTTTATTTCGGAGATATTGGTAAAAACTCTGCCACCATTTTGGActattttgaaagaaacgGGGCAAGAAAATGTGATTCTAGTGAAAATCCTGCTGAATATATCTTAGAGGCCATTGGTGCAGGTGCCACCGCATCCGTCAAAGAGGACTGGCATGAAAAATGGTTGAACTCTGCCGAGTATaatcaaacaaaagaaaaagtacaGGAGTTAATAAATGATTTATcgaaagaagaaactaAGTCCGAACTTGGGGACAAACCTTCCAAATATGCTACTTCTTATGCTTACCAGTTCAAATATGTTCTAATCAGGACCTCTACCTCATTTTGGAGAAGTCTGAATTACATTATGTCAAAGATGATGCTAATGCTGGTTGGTGGTCTGTATATCGGTTTCACATTTTTCAACGTTGGTAAAAGTTATGTCGGCTTACAAAATGCAATGTTCGCAGCATTTATCTCCATTATTTTGTCCGCCCCCGCAATGAATCAAATTCAAGCACGTGCAATTGCCTCCAGAGAACTTTTTGAAGTCAGAGAATCCCAATCTAACATGTTCCACTGGTCGCTGGTATTGATCACTCAGTACTTGAGTGAGCTTCCATaccatttatttttctcgacaattttctttgtctcTTCGTATTTTCCATTAagaattttcttcgaagCTTCAAGATCTG includes these proteins:
- the SOK1 gene encoding Sok1p (similar to YDR006C); amino-acid sequence: MDQPRTHSGPTTASNPAPSSTNSSSAPSVANSKQERSSSSLSKPSSVVPSKDSPDGNAIAKTQAAALQNDMKSGDSSTLDGSSQNIIPNRASMQKYIDQSSDLLSRSSGVITPSMSLNASTAATNNDSSGNSANSSDLKIPIDRDNTIFKTFDTKTGQFLKNDDNEEEIRRNNKVDSIPPKDIYTNINNPSASPPPSSKQPPSASAPQLPPATEQDKQQAGQQQPPGNASNFLRIFSNKKMRSHSVPTILHSSLRKLSSHNQYYRNQNILLNHQTTSGISKKKFSRNHHQPYLHSNNPLSSNPLSLKRAIFLNQQISDNTSTNANNDNINNSTANSMTNQSFLSGPNFDLTLEDRINYIKATPTPVPFPPINLQGLKEIDLQEILKNPQLRHDIIFDPLLQFRPNLDGERGNKKRQLANIYWNDVQNEIYVYSKKPEIFQYNRSRLVPLFDTLRDVLLTIVPQKESPMINNVLDTELNIQELLKGSLIMSNLSGWLADLFKHHCAPMRDPWVDKMSNKFKEAERDSSLIRLIEGLRLVFQILETMKLDIANHQIRILRPALLSNAVEFEKQYFNTLIASKRVNLNTSLLWFDKKFNENISMGLVRNPHSITIPDVYNICIRSIINLLSCRKMVREYPTPLSFDHARLILLRADIRQIVCILVCRLLFQQLVANDPSMGKATKEYVIHTYSTKRLKNEIISIITDEHGNCRWTKNTMSIAVHLCKVIDDLHKEYDNSDSCEQATRAQLPSLDNAKITFAKSWLSKQTQPLSEVYGVLENRVFKSLEDAIFNRSECTIDGRVKQDFVYLYNTNNGNVGSTSTLTTTSDTASVKISPSLMSPSKTFAATPTGNATASRGLFAATELEEFENVYRHLYALINLHWSVFGPHYIEMLGDKVNKKGI
- the TRP1 gene encoding phosphoribosylanthranilate isomerase TRP1 (Phosphoribosylanthranilate isomerase~similar to YDR007W), encoding MSIVNVIGISGPLVKVCGLQSAEAAECALDSDADLLGIICVPNRKRTVDPVVARKISSLVRAYRSNSGTPKYLVGVFRNQPKEDVLALVNDYGIDIVQLHGDESWQEYQEFLGLPVIKRLVFPKDCDTLLSAASQKPHLFIPLFDSEAGGTGELLDWNSISDWVRRQESPESLQFMLAGGLTPDNVGDALRLNGVIGVDVSGGVETNGVKDTNKIANFVRNAKK
- the GAL3 gene encoding transcriptional regulator GAL3 (Transcriptional regulator~similar to YDR009W), which encodes MNTNVPIFSSPIKDLSRSFEQKRIAVVDAFYHAYHVKPDFIARSPGRVNLIGEHIDYCDFSVLPLAIDVDMLCAVKILDEKNPSITLTNADARFAQRKFDLPLDGSYMAIDPSVSEWSNYFKCGLHVAHSYLKKIAPERFNNTPLVGAQVFCQSDVPTGGGLSSAFTCAVALATIRANMGKNFNISKKDLTRITAVAEHYVGVNNGGMDQATSVYGEEDHALYVEFRPELKATPFKFPRLKTHEISFVIANTLVKSNKFESAPTNYNLRVIEVTVAANALATRYSVALPSHKDNSNSERGNLRDFMDAYYARYENQAQPWNGDIGTGIERLIKMLKLVEESFSGKKIGFTVDEASSALNCSREEFTRDYLTIFPVRFQVLKLYQRAKHVYSESLRVLRALKMMTSATFHTDEDFFTDFGRLMNDSQASCDKLYECSCIETNKICSIALANGSFGSRLTGAGWGGCTVHLVPSGANGNVEQVRKALIEKFYNVRYPDLTDEELKDAIIVSRPALGTCLYEL
- the SNQ2 gene encoding ATP-binding cassette transporter SNQ2 (Plasma membrane ATP-binding cassette (ABC) transporter~similar to YDR011W), which translates into the protein MSNITNTQDSSNNTVVRSSSASFAASEESFTGISHEKDKHRDTPADRLTKMLTGPAKDSASQISAAMSDMSPDVVSKVESFADALSRHTTRSGAFNMDSGDDDAFDAHAIFESFVRDADEQGIHIRKAGVTIENVSAKGVDASALEGATFGNILCLPLTIFKGIKAKRHQKMRQIISNVNALAEAGEMILVLGRPGAGCSSFLKVTAGEIDQFAGGVSGDVAYDGIPQEEMMKRYKADVIYNGELDVHFPYLTVKQTLDFAIACKTPALRVNNVSKKEYIASRRDLYATIFGLRHTYNTKVGNDFVRGVSGGERKRVSIAEALAAKGSIYCWDNATRGLDASTALEYAKAIRIMTNLLKSTAFVTIYQASENIYETFDKVTVLYSGKQIYFGLIHEAKPYFAKMGYLCPPRQATAEFLTALTDPNGYHLIKPGYENKVPRTAEEFETYWLNSPEFAQMKKDIATYKEKVNTEKTKEIYDESMAQEKSKYTRKKSYYTVSYWEQVKLCTQRGIQRIYGNKSYTVINVCSAIIQSFITGSLFYNTPSSTSGAFSRGGVLYFALLYYSLMGLANISFEHRPILQKHKGYSLYHPSAEAIGSTLASFPFRMIGLTCFFIILFFLSGLHRTAGSFFTIYLFLTMCSEAINGLFEMVSSVCDTLSQANSISGILMMSISMYSTYMIQLPSMHPWFKWISYVLPIRYAFESMLNAEFHGRHMNCANTLVPSGGDYDNLSDDYKVCAFVGSKPGQSYVLGDDYLKNQFQYVYKHTWRNFGIMWCFLLGYIVLKVIFTEYKRPVKGGGDALIFKKGSKRFIARADEESPDNVNDIDAKEQFSSESSGANDEVFDELEAKGVFIWKDVCFTIPYEGGKRMLLDNVSGYCIPGTMTALMGESGAGKTTLLNTLAQRNVGIITGDMLVNGRPIDASFERRTGYVQQQDIHIAELTVRESLQFSARMRRPQRLPDSEKMDYVEKIIRVLGMEEYAEALVGEVGCGLNVEQRKKLSIGVELVAKPDLLLFLDEPTSGLDSQSSWAIVQLLKRLSKAGQSILCTIHQPSATLFEEFDRLLLLRKGGQTVYFGDIGKNSATILDYFERNGARKCDSSENPAEYILEAIGAGATASVKEDWHEKWLNSAEYNQTKEKVQELINDLSKEETKSELGDKPSKYATSYAYQFKYVLIRTSTSFWRSLNYIMSKMMLMLVGGLYIGFTFFNVGKSYVGLQNAMFAAFISIILSAPAMNQIQARAIASRELFEVRESQSNMFHWSLVLITQYLSELPYHLFFSTIFFVSSYFPLRIFFEASRSAVYFLNYCIMFQLYYVGLGLMILYMSPNLPSANVILGLCLSFMLSFCGVTQPVSLMPGFWTFMWKASPYTYFVQNLVGIMLHKKPVVCKKKELNYFNPPNGSTCGEYMKPFLEKATGYIENPDATSDCAYCIYEVGDNYLTHISSKYSYLWRNFGIFWIYIFFNIIAMVCLYYIFHVRQSSLLSPVSILNKIKNIRKKKQ